The Rheinheimera mangrovi genome contains the following window.
ATTTCTATGCCAGTGGCCCAGGACAAATACAAGGCACCACCAATAATATGAGCACCTAACCAACCTAAAGACGCCAGAAAAATCAGCACAGCGCTGCCATTTTTCACCCAAAGGTTGGCCCCCACGTAATAACTCAGCTCTTCGCTCATGGTCATAAAACGCATCTGGCGCAGTGGTGCAAACCACCAGGCTGTTAATAAAATACCAATGGCACCACCTATGCCATACAGCATGCCACTCCAGCCATGGGTATAAGCAAAGCCCACAGCACCCATACTGGTGCCTGTGCCTATCATAGTAGCTACTGTAGTTCCAAAGGTCAGGCCACCTGATACTTTACGCCCAGCCAGTAAAAAATCTTCGCTGCTACTCTGGCGACGCGATACCAGATAACTGATACCAATCATGATCAGCAGATATAAAGCAAATCCCGCTAAAAAATATCTGCTGTCCATCTTAGCTCCTGTCTTTGCGATAGCAGGTTAAGTCCACTTCCACTTTGCAATCGACCACCAGATCAGTCACAGCACAAACGCGGGCTGGCGGTGCATCAGCAAATACCTCGCGGAACACTTTATTAAAACTACTGAAATAACGCGCGTCAGTCAGATATACCTTTACATGCACTACATCAGATAGCTCGTAGCCGGCACTGTGCATAATGTCGATACAGTTTTGGATAGCAAGCTTCGACTGCTCTACTATGCCGCCTTCCACCACTTCGCCATCACGCATCGGCGTCTGGCCTGAAACATAAAGCCAACCGCCCGCTTCTACTGCTTTAGCAAAAGGCAAACGTTGACCTCCTGTGCCAGTGCTTTCGTCAATACCGTATCGCTTAATACTCATCTTTTGTCCTGCTATTCATCACAGTGTTAATCACCCAGAGGCTGACGTTCATCGCCGCCACGGCTGCTGTCGAGTGACAATTTCACCCGGCGTAATTTATCCCGTGATTTACGTTTGTTCAGCTTGGCCACTTCCGTTGCCAGCACATCAATAATGGCCAGCATGGCGTAGCGTGACGCCGATGGTTTATAGATAAAATCTGTTTCAGGTGCCTGCAGCCCAAGCACAATGTCGGCGTTTTTGGCTAAGGCAGAGCCTGGTTTGGTAATGGCGATCACTTTGGCACCGTACTGACGGGCAATAGCTGCTGAATCAATAATTTCGCCTGTGTTGCCAGTTAACGAAATAGCCACCATTACATCTGTTGGCTCCACAGCAGCTGCGACCATCCTGGTTAATAAGCCATCCTGATAACTGCAAACTGGCATACCGAAGCGGAATAGACGGTATTGCAGCTCTTGTGAGCCAATAGAGGAGCCGCCGCCCATACCAATACAAAAAATCATCCGGGCGTTTTGTAAATAACTGACCGCCAGTTTAATGTCGGCTTCCACCAGCAATTTGCGACTTAAATCCAGCGTATTTTTAATGGCCTCATACACGCCCTGAATGCCATCCAGGTCCGGCGTCTCTTCAACAAAACGTTGCCCTACCGCCAGTGACTGCGCCAATTTCACTTTCAGCTGGCGCACATCCTTACAATCCACAGTACGGGCAAAACGAGTGACGGTGGCCTGGCTCACGCCAGCTTGTTCTGATAACTTTGCAATACTCATTTCTGTTGCGGCTTTTACATTGTCGAGGATCAGCTGGGCTACCCGCTGCTCTGATTCACTCATCTCGACAAAACGTTCTGAAATCCGCGACAACACATCTATTTCGTAACTCATGGTTTTTCCTGACTCTTCTTCAACATTGGTTACTATGTAACAAGCAAAAAAGTAACACCAAATGATTAATTAAAGTTACTTTGTACCAAACTAAATCGAAAGTAAATATTAATATGGCGCTTTTACAGTAATTTACATGTAGTGATATAGTTAAAATACAATATAGCTTATAGGTGAATGTTATGAAGTACCAACGTCTCCGGCATAAATCAGCGACTTCGCTCCCCTACCCGAATGGCTTGAATTTGCTGATGCAGGACATTTGTCTGCCCGCTGCAGTGCTGAAACAACAGGCCATCAGGCATAACCTGAACTGGATGCAAAGTTTTGCTAACCACAGCAAGGTGTTACTGGCTCCTCACGGTAAAACCAGTATGACGCCCTGGTTATTTCAACAGCAACTGGCAGCAGGGGCCTGGGGATTGACAGTAGCCACAGCCTATCAGGCGCAAATTGCAGCCGAAGCGGGAGCCCGTCACATTATTCTGGCTAATCAGTTGGTAGGCAAAGCCAATATGGCTTTGGTCGCCGGGCTAGTGCAGGACGGAACCGAAGTGTTTGTTTGTGTGGATCACCCGGCTCAGGTGCTGGCACTGTCAGATTTCTTTCAGTCATTGCAACTGACTATTCCACTCTTGATTGAACTTGGCGTGGATGGCGGGCGCTGTGGCTGTCGTACTGAAACCGACCTGATGCAACTTGCCAAGCAAATACAGAGTCTACCTGCAGTGCAGTTGGCTGGTATTGAGTTTTATGAAGGAGTGGTCAAAGGAGCAGAGCCTGAACAGGGGGTGCGGCAGTTGGTGCGTCAAGCCGCCAGGCTGATGGCCACGTTACAACAACAGCAACTGCTACAGTATCCGACTGCACTGATCAGTGGCGCTGGTTCAGTTTGGTATGACGTAGTGGCTGAAGAACTCACCAAAGCCGTGCTACCAGAGCAGATAAAACTGGTACTCAGACCAGGTTGTTATATCAGCCACGATCAGGGTATTTATCAGCAGGCTCAGCTTCAGGTACTGGCCCGCAGCCCTCTGGCGTGCTCGCTTGGCGGGGATTTACAAAACGCTCTGGAGCTGGCCGTTTATGTACAGTCTTTGCCTGAGCCTGGCCTAGCCGTTTTGGGTTTTGGTAAAAGAGATGCCGCCTTTGATGCCGGTTTACCTCAAGCTATGGCCATTTATCGGCATGGCAACTTAGTCACAGAGGATTTAGCGGACTGCGAAACCATCAAAGTGATGGATCAACATGCCTTTTGGCGTTTTGGCCCATCTATCCAACCCCAGATTGGCGATATTGTGCTGCTGGGCACCTCGCACCCCTGCTTAACTTTTGATAAGTGGCGCACCTTATGGGTGGTGGATGAGCGTTATAACCTGTTGCAGGAAGTGGATACGTTTTTTTAATTCGCTGAATAGAAGAAGCCAGTCACTGGACTGGCTTCTTTATGTTGGTCTCTATGCTCAATAGCAGCTCATTTCATTGAGCTCTAGCGATCAGGGATCTTTAGATTGAGTGCTCTGACAACACACCAGGCTTAAAGCTATCGACACTGATCGAGCTGAAACGTAATTCGTTCATGCGCACCAGTTGTTTGGCTTCATCTGCATTAATCACGTTAATTTCCAGGGCTTTAGCAATTAGCTGATCCATAGGAATTTTACGTGGTACAGCACCTTGTTTTTGTGCGGCATAAATCTTCTTCATCACAGGCTGAGCTTGATGCACTGCAATAAAGGCTGATTCCATTAAACCTGTTGGATCCTCATCGCCTTCACCAATAAAACATAAGTGAGTTAAGCGGTCACGGATCACACCCGGTTTTAACAGCGCATCAGAAATGTCCTGAGTCACTGCATCGGCTGGCATTTTGTAGCCAATGCCAAATGGGAATATCAGAGTTTTTAATAAGCGGGCGACCACAACACTTGGGAAGTTCTGGAAGAAACCAGAAAAAGCTTTACCAATTTCAAACAGGTTACGTTCGATGGAGTAACGTACGAAAGGTAAGTCTGCTACCTGACGGCCGTTGTCTTCATAAAACTTCAGTACGGCAGAAGCGATATACAAGTGGCTTAATACGTCGCCTAAACGGGCCGACAGCATTTCTTTACGTTTTAAATCACCACCTAACATCAGCATGGAAAAATCTGCGCTTAAGGCCAAAGCACGGCTCATGCGGCTTAACTGCTTGTAGTATTTGGCGGTTTCACCAGACACCGGGCTTGAGTTAAAACGACCTAAAGTTAAACCCTGCCACAGTGCGCCAAAAGTATTACCCAGCGCAAAACCTATGTGCTTCATCAGCAGGCTGTCGAATTGCTGTAAGCCTTCTTCCGCATTTGGATTGGCAGCAGCTTCTAATTCCTGTAACACATATGGATGGCAACGGGTTGCACCCTGTCCAAAAATCATCAGGTTACGGGTTAAAATATTCGCACCTTCTACCGTGATAGAAATTGGCATGCCCATATAACCGTGCGCCAGATAGTTTTTAGGACCGACCTGAATAGCGCGGCCAGAGTGAATATCAAAGGCATCGTTTAACAAGGTGCGGGACATCTCTGTCATATGGTACTTGGCAATAGCAGTGACCACGGACGGGCTCAGGTTTAAATCAATAGCACCAGCCGTCATCACACGCATGGCTTCTAAGCTATAAGTGTAAGCACCAATACGGCCTAAACTTTCCTGCACCCCTTCAAATTTACCTATAGCCATACCAAACTGCTGACGGACATAAGAGTAAGCACCAGTCATCCGAGTGGCTAAATGACCTGTAGCTGTCGCCAGAGCTGGCAAAGAGATACCACGGCCTGCTGATAAACATTCCACCAGCATACGCCAGCCACGACCTGCGTAGTCCGGGCCACCAATAATCCAGTCCAGCGGAATAAAAACGTCTTTACCGTAGGTGGTACCGTTCATAAAGGCCATATTCATTGGGAAATGACGATCACCAATTTCAACTCCTTCATGGCTGGTTGGGATCAAGGCACAAGTGATACCCAGTTCAGTTTTTTCACCTAATAAGTTTTCCGGGTCATACAACTTAAAGGCCAGACCTAACACAGTAGCCACTGGAGCCAGCGTAATGTAACGCTTATCCCAGTTCAGGCGGATACCTAATACTTCTTTACCCTCAAACTGGCCTTTACAAATCACGCCTGTATCCGGAATACCACCGGCATCAGAACCCGCTTCCGGGCCTGTTAAAGCAAAACAAGGCACTTCTTTACCTGCGGCTAAGCCAGGCAACCAGCGGTCTTTTTGTTCCTGTGTACCGTAGTGCATTAAAAGTTCGCCAGGGCCTAAAGAGTTAGGTACCATCACAGTCACAGCAGCAGTTAAGCTGCGGGTGGCGATGCGCGATACAATAGTCGAGTTGGCAATAGCAGAGAATTCACGGCCACCGTAGCTTTTTGGAATAATCATCGCAAAAAAGCCGTTGTCCTTGATGAATTGCCAGACTTCTGGTGGTAAATCGCGCTGTTCCTGCACAATTTTGTAGTCATCCAGCATCTTCAGCAGAGTGTCTACTTCATTGTCCATAAAAGCCTGTTCTTCAGCAGACAATTCAGCTTTTGGAATGGCATGCAGCTTCTTCCAGTCAGGTTTACCCTGAAACAAATCACCATCCCACCAGACATCCCCAGCTTCCATAGCTTCACGTTCTGTATCTGACAGCGGAGGTAATATTTTCTTAAAGATGCCAAACACAGGTTTGGTGATCAGGTTACGTCGAATGTCTGCTACACCGAGCACAACAATCAGCACAACCAACAGCAGGATCAGAATTGACATAATAAGGTCCTTGAGAGATTAGTGAGTTTGACTTGTTAAAGTTAAAGGTGACGCTATACCAGCGGCTAAATAAGGAATAAGCCTGTGGATCACGCCTTCTATTTCTACATTTTCGTTAAAATCTGCTGCCGCTATTTCTTGTAACGCCTGGTTCGACGCCATGGTGAACACCACAGTGCCGAGCGAAAAATGTAGGCGCCAGAAGATTTCACTGGCTGGTAAATCAGGGCAAGCCTGCTGCACCAGCAACACAAACTTGTCCAGAGTGCGACCATAATGGTGGTTAAAAAACCAACGCAAATGCCCTTGTACATCGGTATAGCCACGGCCCAGCAACTGCAAAAACATCCGGGTACCGTGATGCTGCACTTTATTCAGTTCCAACAAAGGTTTAATAAAAACCGACAGCACAGCCGTTAAGTCATTTTGTTTCTGACTAGCTAATAACTGACTGAATTCCTGATCCAAACGTGGCATCAGCACCGACAAGTAACGCTGCAACACCGACTGGATCAACTCTTTTTTTGAACCAAAATGATAGTTCACCGCCGCCAGATTCACCTGCGCCATGCTGGTGATTTGTCGCAATGAGGTATCAGCAAAACCGGTTGATGCAAAAAGCTGCTCGGCTGCATCCAGAATTTTGTCCTGAGTTGTCGTTTTATTAACCATAGCTCTGACTGAATTAAAACACCTGTTTGAAATGTACGTTTGAAAAAAAACACTGTCAAGCGAGGAATGCATAAAATGCCCTATCTGGTCAGATGAGCAGCAAAAAACACAACAAATCTAGATTCCGCCTACATATTAACGCCAACAAGTCCCGTTTAAAGGGGCGTAGGCATCAGGCTGAACGCTGGCAAAGCATTGCTCGCCCTAGTGCAGAAGAATCAGCACGGGACAAAATTTTGGGCTATGCAGTGAAATTCGAAGTTTTCTTTTAGCAGGAAGGATATTGCGGCGATTCAATGCATCACCGCTTAGTTCTTGACGGGGTATAACAACAACGGACGTAGTTGCAAGAACGACATCAGCCATTACCAGCTGATGCCGTCATATCACAAAAGCTGAGCACACAAGGCGGCGAGTATATAGGCCAAGACCCCGTAGCCGATAACCAATGCGGTGATCAATTTAGTACTGCCTGTTTCCGCTTTGAGTGTCGCCACTGTTGCTACACATTGCAAAGCCACTACATAAAACAACAAAATGCCCATACCAGCGCCAAAAGTCAGACCGTCGGCCTGAATATTGGCAGCTAAACCAGCAATATTCTCATCAGCACCGTCTATACCAAACAATGTGCCTAAAGCGCCAACAAACACTTCACGGGCCAGGAAAGACATCAGAATAGCCACACCATAACGCCAATCCAGGCCAAGCGGAGTAAAAAGTGGTTCAATCCAATGACCAATGATGCCTAGATAAGAGTTCTGTAAACCACCTGAACCTGTAGGGAAATAACCTAACAGCCAGATCGCCAGCGACACCATAAAAATAATGGGGCCAGCGCGATAAACAAACTGTTTGGCACTGCTCATCACCCTGTGGATCAAGGGTTTCCAGTGCGGTAAACGATAGGTTGGCAGTTCAAGAATAAAGGGCATATCCGACTTTTCATCGTCATTAAGTTTCGAACCAGACAGCACCAGACTTACCATTAACGCAGTTAAAATACCAAAGAAATACAAGCCAAAAAAAGCAGTACCCTGCAGATTAATCAGCCCACCGAGGTAAGTAGTATCAGGGATCAACACAGCCACCAGCAAAGCATAAACAGGCAAACGTGCAGAACAGGACATCAGCGGAATGGTCAGCATGGTGATCAGGCGCTTGCGTGGTGATTCAATAGTACGAGCCGCCATAATGGCTGGAATAGCACAGGCGTGTGCTGATAAAAATGGAATAAAACTGCGACCAGACAAACCAAAATAACTCAGTGGTCTGTGACAAATCAGCGCAGCACGAGCCAGATAACCACTGTCTTCAAGCATACCAATGATCAGGGTCAGCACCATAATTTGCGGCACAAACACCAGAAATGAACCCAAACCACCAAAAATGGCATCATTCAGAAAATCCGCCAGCATGCCTGGTCCGGTTAAATCCGTCACAAAAGTAGCGGTCAGGCCAATCAGGTTTTCTACCCCATCCATCAGCGGTGTGGCGAAGGTAAAAATGCTCTGAAATAACAAAAACATCACAAACAAAAATGCAATACCACCACTGAGGTTACTCAACAAAAAGGAGTCGATGGTATTCTGGTTTTTCAGTACCACTGTCGGCTGCATACCGTATTTAGCAGCGAGCAAACGGCTTTGTTTAACCTGCTCGCTATAATCAAGCGGTGGCAGAGCTGCTGTCTCATCGGCATTGACTGCAATAGTGGCCTGCTCTGCCAGTGCTAATACGCCAGTTTTAAATTCGGCAATACCTTGTAACGTCTTGGCGGAGATAGCAAAAACAGGTGCGCCCAAATCACGGCTCAGTTGGTCCATGTCAATCTGGTGGCCAAAACGTGTCATTTCATCAATCATATTCAGCGCAAAAACCATAGGTTTGCCGTAACGATGCGCCATGGCCTGCATCTGCATACCAAACATCAGGCTACTTTGCAGCCGGGTTGCATCCAGATTACAGATAATCAATGCAGTATCTTCGTCCAACAGTGCCTGATTGATTTTTTCGACCGCAATTTCTTCATCACGAGTCAGGGTACTCATTGAGTACGCGCCCGGAAAATCAACCAATTGATACTGCTCAAACTTGCCTGATTTAAGCTCTACGGTAACACCCGGAAAATTAGCAACTTTTTGGCGTAAGCCGGTCAATTGATTAAACAGCAAACTTTTACCGGAATTCGGCTTTCCAACCAAAATAATACGTTTCATAACAAAACCTGTGAATGAACTGAGCTCACCAGCGGTGAAACCGACGAAGCATGATTGATTAAACAGCAGTGGTTACAGCAGTTTGACCTGAATTTGTCTAGCGACTTTTTGCTCCAGCGAATAGACACAATCAGCAATAGCAACCACCAATGTGCCTTCAAAAGGGCCGCGTCTTAAGCAAAATACATGGTGACCATCATCCAGCCCCATCTCACGTAATCTGCCGCTGACAGACAGATCCATGCCTGCATCTATACCTGTCACCATCACGGTCTGGCCGCCACAAGCATCCCATAAAGTCATCATACGTAGCTCCTAACGGATAACAATACAAAGTATTCGCATTGTGACTTAAGTCTGTACTCTTTACAACGCCATACCAGATAGATGGCCGATTGCAGCAGCCGAAGTTAAGCGAAGGATATGACGCTTTTCACAGACTATTTCAGGCACAACCAAAGGGGCAGTTTTCAAAATTAAATCGAAAGAGCGCTAGGTATCAGCCTGCAGCTTCCGTATAATGAGAATAATTCTTGTTAGCGAGCTTATGACATTAGGTGAATTATGGGATATAGAGTGGTTCTTGCGCTGGTCGCGCTTTTGGCATTTCCGACTTTAGCTTCGGATAAATTAATCCAATATATTGAATATATAGGCGCTGATTACAGTGCGGCAGTAGTCGATGGCAAGATTGTAAGCTCCGCTGAATATGGCGAAATGCAGGAATTTTCTTCGTTAATAGCAGAGGAAGTAGCCACTGCACCACCAGAGTTACAGCAGCAATCCGCTCAATTAAAACAGCTGATTGCTGATAAAGCCGCGGAAAAAGATATTCAGGCCTTAACAGCCCTGATGCGTCAAAGTGTAATAGCAGCTATGCCTTCTATTCCGGTGCCTAAACAAAGCCCGGATTTAAAACGTGGTGAAGCTTTATTCGCCACCAACTGTGCCGCTTGTCATGGCACAACAGCTATGGGTGACGGCCCGGCTGGAGCTCAGTTGGACCCTGCCCCAACCAATTTCCACGAAGTAGAGCGTTATCAGGCTCGCAGCGCCTATGGTTTATTTAATACGATAACCTTAGGTGTGGCCGACACTGGCATGGCGTCTTTTGCGCATTTAGATGAACAGAGCCGCTGGGACCTGGCGTTTTATGTTGGTCATATCGCAGGCAAAGGATTTGACAGCAGTAAAGTGCCGGACGCCATGATTGAAAACGGCGCCGTGAAAGACTTATTAACAGCTACACCAAAAGATTTGATTAAACTTTACCCTGATTTTGGTGCTGAGCTGATGAGTTTGTTCCGCAGCCACCCGGAGCGTTTTTTCCAGGCACAGAGTAAAGAGCCGCTGGTGATCGCTCAGCAGAAATTACAACTTTCTGCTGATTTGTATGCGCAAAACCCACAAGCAGCTTACGATCAGGCGGTTTCTGCTTATCTGGATGGTTTTGAACTGGTAGAAAACCCATTAGGCACAGTCAATGTGGAACTGCGTGACCAGATTGAACATGCCATGTTGGGCCTGCGTCAGTTACTGAAAGACCCAATGCAAAAAGACAATGTGGCACCTCGTATCTCTGAAATTCAAGGCTTATTAAAACAAGCTCAGACTGAATTAGCAGAAACTCAACTAAGCAGCATCAATGTATTTTTAGCGGCGCTGCTGATTTTATTACGTGAAGGCTTAGAAGCTTTACTGGTGGTGGCTGCTATTTATAGCGTGGCAGTAAAAACCGACAAACCGGCTTTGCGTCACACAGTACATATAGGTTGGATTGGTGCTTTGGCATTGGGTGTTATTACCTGGTTTGTCTCAAGTTATGTCATTGATATCTCGGGTGCTTCGCGTGAACTGACTGAAGGTTACACCGCACTGATTGCAGCCGCTATTCTGTTCTATATGGGGTTCTGGATGCACAGCAAAACCAGCGCCAAAGAGTGGAGCAACTTTATTCAGAACAAAGTACAAAACGCAGTATCAGGCGGCGCATATTTTGGTTTAGGTCTGGTGGTGTTTTTAGCGGTTTACCGTGAGGCCTTTGAAACTATTCTGTTTTATCAGGCGCTGTGGTTACAGGGCGGTGAACAGGCCCAACAAAGCTTTGTCTCTGGTATAGCTGCAGCTCTGGTGTTACTGGCCATTTTGGGTCTGGCTGTATTTAAATTTGCCCTGAAGTTACCACTGAAAACCTTCTTCGGCAGCACAGCTTTACTGATGCTGGTTCTGGCCATCGTGATGGCGGGTAAAGGTATAGCTGCCCTGCAGGAAGCTGGTACTTTGTCGGTGAGCCAACTGAACCTGCCAACCATCAGCTGGTTGGGTTTCTACCCTAATACTCAGGGTGTGGTACTGCAGTCTGCTTTAGTGCTGATAGCGCTGATTTATCTGGTGCGCAGCCGTAAAGGTTAAGTACCGGGGTCAGAGTCTTGACTCTGACCCTGCAGTTTCCAAAGCTTTAGGCTGTTTCTGTTTGTGGGTCAGAACTTAAGTTCTGACCCAACAATTGCCCCAGCAACTCACAATCAGTTTTCTGCTGCTCCGCATAATCCAGACAAGATTGAATTAATTCATCCATAGCTTGAGGTAAATACTGCAGCACGGCTTGCTCAAAATAGCACGAGCGTCTGTCGCCTCTGCTGTGTGCTAATGCCAAAGTCCGGCCACAGGCCTCTGCATATTCCGCCAGTTCTTCACCCGGTGCTTTTTCAGCAAAACATACATCTTCAGGATCCACATCCACATTGGCGTGATGCAACGAGCGCACCAGATAATGAGCACCATTCCAGTAGTGTTCATCCAACACCAGATCCGGTCGCCGCTGCATTAAGCGCTGACAATCTACTGTTAAATGCGCAGCATTTAACCGGTTGACCGGGCTTAAATCCGGGAAAAAATACAAAGGCGCTGCATCCCGTTGTTGTTTGGCTTCAATCAAATGACACAACGCCAAATCTTCGTCTGAATGAATGTCTTTTGGACCTACCAACAAATAATAACGCTGCATATTTAACGAGCCTGTGCCTGCGCCCTGGCGGGTGACAATATCCAAAATATCGTCACTGACATAAGGGCGGAAACTAAATTCAACGTCTTTGTACAGCTCTGCGGTTAAGCGGGTAAATTTTGCAGAGTCATCTTTAAATTTCAGCGGTCGCGCCGATAAGTCGGCCACTTTGGCGAGTGTACTTTTACGCAAAAAATCTTCGCCTTTGGCAGAGCGTTTAATGGCTTTTTTCAGCACAGGTTTTAGTACATGGTTTTTTGGGAAATCATCCAATACGGCATATCTGAGTTCCGGCTCTTCGACAATGGCCTGACATTGCGCCACATAAGCGGTCAGAAAACTACGCACAGCAGCAGCTGCTTCTTTGGCTGTGACCACCTGCAAAGTGTTTAAGTCCAACTTAGTTTCGTTAGCATATCGCTGTTGTTTTACGCCCTGACAATAATCAGCGGCTAATAAAATACTCACCGCATAACGGCTCCAATCCCAAACCGCATGGCCAACACAGGCGTCGTCAAAATCGTTGGGAGCAAAAATCACTCTGTCGCCGGACGAACCTTCTTCGGTAAAAAAGCCAAAGTTAGATAAATGACAATCCCCTATCACAGTGGTCAGCGGAATTTTTGTGGTGAGAAGTTCCGGCAACTTCAGCACAGAATTTTTGATATCCGCATAAAACAAACCAGAGCTACCACGTAAGAACCGGAATGGGTTCTGCGCCATTTTCTGATGCTTAGTCAGCAACGGATCGATGCCTGGTGCTACTGCATCTGTGCGTTTAAATTCCTGCTGTAACTGTTCACTACGTTGGTCTGAATGCAGCATACTTTTCCCTTTAAATTCATCTTTCCACTGAATATACGGCATAACAAGATGGCTGCTAACGCAATTCGGCCTTTAATTTTGTAAGCAATAATTAGAGCGCTAAAGTTTAGCCATGCACTCCACTTCCACTTTGGCTCCCAATGCCAGACCACTGGCGGCAAATGCGCTTCGGGCCGGTAAAGGTGTCTTAAAGTACTGAATATATACCTTGTTGGCCGCAGGCCATTCTTTGATATCAGCTAGCATTAACGTACATTTAAACACTGCATCAAAACCCAGCTTGTGCTCTTGTAATACAGATCCAATGTTCTGCATGGCTTGTTGCATCTGACTTTCTATGGTCTGACCATTGAGCGCCATAGTGCCTGGGAAATTGCCCAACTGGCCGGACAAATACAAGACTCCATTGACCACACGAGCGCTGCTAAACGGTAAA
Protein-coding sequences here:
- a CDS encoding acyl-CoA dehydrogenase, which produces MSILILLLVVLIVVLGVADIRRNLITKPVFGIFKKILPPLSDTEREAMEAGDVWWDGDLFQGKPDWKKLHAIPKAELSAEEQAFMDNEVDTLLKMLDDYKIVQEQRDLPPEVWQFIKDNGFFAMIIPKSYGGREFSAIANSTIVSRIATRSLTAAVTVMVPNSLGPGELLMHYGTQEQKDRWLPGLAAGKEVPCFALTGPEAGSDAGGIPDTGVICKGQFEGKEVLGIRLNWDKRYITLAPVATVLGLAFKLYDPENLLGEKTELGITCALIPTSHEGVEIGDRHFPMNMAFMNGTTYGKDVFIPLDWIIGGPDYAGRGWRMLVECLSAGRGISLPALATATGHLATRMTGAYSYVRQQFGMAIGKFEGVQESLGRIGAYTYSLEAMRVMTAGAIDLNLSPSVVTAIAKYHMTEMSRTLLNDAFDIHSGRAIQVGPKNYLAHGYMGMPISITVEGANILTRNLMIFGQGATRCHPYVLQELEAAANPNAEEGLQQFDSLLMKHIGFALGNTFGALWQGLTLGRFNSSPVSGETAKYYKQLSRMSRALALSADFSMLMLGGDLKRKEMLSARLGDVLSHLYIASAVLKFYEDNGRQVADLPFVRYSIERNLFEIGKAFSGFFQNFPSVVVARLLKTLIFPFGIGYKMPADAVTQDISDALLKPGVIRDRLTHLCFIGEGDEDPTGLMESAFIAVHQAQPVMKKIYAAQKQGAVPRKIPMDQLIAKALEINVINADEAKQLVRMNELRFSSISVDSFKPGVLSEHSI
- a CDS encoding RidA family protein yields the protein MSIKRYGIDESTGTGGQRLPFAKAVEAGGWLYVSGQTPMRDGEVVEGGIVEQSKLAIQNCIDIMHSAGYELSDVVHVKVYLTDARYFSSFNKVFREVFADAPPARVCAVTDLVVDCKVEVDLTCYRKDRS
- a CDS encoding FeoA family protein, with translation MMTLWDACGGQTVMVTGIDAGMDLSVSGRLREMGLDDGHHVFCLRRGPFEGTLVVAIADCVYSLEQKVARQIQVKLL
- the feoB gene encoding ferrous iron transporter B, coding for MKRIILVGKPNSGKSLLFNQLTGLRQKVANFPGVTVELKSGKFEQYQLVDFPGAYSMSTLTRDEEIAVEKINQALLDEDTALIICNLDATRLQSSLMFGMQMQAMAHRYGKPMVFALNMIDEMTRFGHQIDMDQLSRDLGAPVFAISAKTLQGIAEFKTGVLALAEQATIAVNADETAALPPLDYSEQVKQSRLLAAKYGMQPTVVLKNQNTIDSFLLSNLSGGIAFLFVMFLLFQSIFTFATPLMDGVENLIGLTATFVTDLTGPGMLADFLNDAIFGGLGSFLVFVPQIMVLTLIIGMLEDSGYLARAALICHRPLSYFGLSGRSFIPFLSAHACAIPAIMAARTIESPRKRLITMLTIPLMSCSARLPVYALLVAVLIPDTTYLGGLINLQGTAFFGLYFFGILTALMVSLVLSGSKLNDDEKSDMPFILELPTYRLPHWKPLIHRVMSSAKQFVYRAGPIIFMVSLAIWLLGYFPTGSGGLQNSYLGIIGHWIEPLFTPLGLDWRYGVAILMSFLAREVFVGALGTLFGIDGADENIAGLAANIQADGLTFGAGMGILLFYVVALQCVATVATLKAETGSTKLITALVIGYGVLAYILAALCAQLL
- a CDS encoding amino acid deaminase, which codes for MKYQRLRHKSATSLPYPNGLNLLMQDICLPAAVLKQQAIRHNLNWMQSFANHSKVLLAPHGKTSMTPWLFQQQLAAGAWGLTVATAYQAQIAAEAGARHIILANQLVGKANMALVAGLVQDGTEVFVCVDHPAQVLALSDFFQSLQLTIPLLIELGVDGGRCGCRTETDLMQLAKQIQSLPAVQLAGIEFYEGVVKGAEPEQGVRQLVRQAARLMATLQQQQLLQYPTALISGAGSVWYDVVAEELTKAVLPEQIKLVLRPGCYISHDQGIYQQAQLQVLARSPLACSLGGDLQNALELAVYVQSLPEPGLAVLGFGKRDAAFDAGLPQAMAIYRHGNLVTEDLADCETIKVMDQHAFWRFGPSIQPQIGDIVLLGTSHPCLTFDKWRTLWVVDERYNLLQEVDTFF
- a CDS encoding MurR/RpiR family transcriptional regulator, encoding MSYEIDVLSRISERFVEMSESEQRVAQLILDNVKAATEMSIAKLSEQAGVSQATVTRFARTVDCKDVRQLKVKLAQSLAVGQRFVEETPDLDGIQGVYEAIKNTLDLSRKLLVEADIKLAVSYLQNARMIFCIGMGGGSSIGSQELQYRLFRFGMPVCSYQDGLLTRMVAAAVEPTDVMVAISLTGNTGEIIDSAAIARQYGAKVIAITKPGSALAKNADIVLGLQAPETDFIYKPSASRYAMLAIIDVLATEVAKLNKRKSRDKLRRVKLSLDSSRGGDERQPLGD
- a CDS encoding TetR/AcrR family transcriptional regulator; this translates as MVNKTTTQDKILDAAEQLFASTGFADTSLRQITSMAQVNLAAVNYHFGSKKELIQSVLQRYLSVLMPRLDQEFSQLLASQKQNDLTAVLSVFIKPLLELNKVQHHGTRMFLQLLGRGYTDVQGHLRWFFNHHYGRTLDKFVLLVQQACPDLPASEIFWRLHFSLGTVVFTMASNQALQEIAAADFNENVEIEGVIHRLIPYLAAGIASPLTLTSQTH